The Streptomyces sp. CC0208 genome window below encodes:
- a CDS encoding FAD-dependent monooxygenase: protein MDPVIIVGAGPVGLTLALALARQDVPSVVLDEGPGKDESRLARTAVLHEDTAALMARLTGVPVTELGVHWAGWRSMRRKQVMREVDFEEAGDAPLHLAQHVLTGALRTALAEERLVKLITDSRLDTIEQEPSGVTAHTRGSKGTWWRGSYLVGCDGTRSTVRKLQDIRFPGRTAVERHAVAALRTELPWEDRALLHRMPPWRTSGPSAGEITARPLPEGVWRLDWLLPPGKDLVTPELLVARVRETLAGWTGGSTPPYELLDTGVHTVHHRLARRWRADRVFLAGDAAHCLGALGTQGLDEGLRDADNLAWKLALAWHHGPHEALLDSYQAERRAIVAGRLRAADQALPLLRGGGGLRSVVPGSARGHDGLLTDGHLGRGPLGAPGAYADSPLAPRHLEGEVPVDTPPGAPVADVRVTAEDGSFVRLRERLGRGALLVLLVAPGTGVWERKHWVTAGIMPRLAAAVTALPHSAELLVAEEYPGAAPHTVLLVRPDGHLVTALSGVRPADLYSAAETALGGPAAKTEANAGAGSR from the coding sequence CTCGACGAGGGCCCGGGCAAGGACGAATCCCGCCTGGCCCGCACCGCCGTACTGCACGAGGACACCGCCGCCCTCATGGCACGGCTGACCGGGGTGCCGGTCACCGAGCTGGGAGTGCACTGGGCCGGATGGCGGTCGATGCGCCGCAAGCAGGTGATGCGGGAGGTCGACTTCGAGGAGGCCGGGGACGCCCCCCTGCACCTCGCCCAGCACGTCCTGACCGGCGCCCTGCGCACCGCCCTCGCCGAGGAGCGGCTGGTCAAGCTCATCACCGACAGCCGTCTCGACACGATCGAGCAGGAGCCCTCGGGCGTCACCGCCCACACCCGCGGCTCCAAGGGCACGTGGTGGCGTGGCAGTTACCTCGTCGGTTGCGACGGCACGCGCTCCACCGTGCGCAAGCTCCAGGACATCCGCTTCCCGGGCCGTACGGCGGTGGAGCGCCACGCGGTCGCCGCCCTGCGCACGGAACTCCCCTGGGAGGACCGGGCGTTGCTCCACCGGATGCCGCCGTGGCGGACGTCCGGGCCGTCGGCCGGGGAGATCACCGCCCGCCCCCTCCCCGAGGGCGTGTGGCGCCTGGACTGGCTGCTGCCGCCGGGCAAGGACCTGGTCACGCCCGAGCTCCTGGTGGCCCGCGTCCGGGAGACCCTCGCGGGCTGGACGGGCGGTTCGACCCCGCCGTACGAACTCCTCGACACCGGAGTCCACACCGTGCACCACCGGCTGGCCCGCCGTTGGCGCGCCGACCGGGTCTTTCTCGCCGGGGACGCGGCGCACTGCCTCGGGGCGCTCGGCACGCAGGGGCTCGACGAGGGACTCCGGGACGCCGACAACCTCGCCTGGAAACTGGCCCTGGCCTGGCACCACGGCCCCCATGAGGCACTCCTCGACAGCTACCAGGCGGAGCGGCGCGCGATCGTCGCCGGTCGGCTGCGCGCCGCCGACCAGGCCCTGCCGCTGCTGCGCGGCGGCGGGGGCCTGCGCTCGGTGGTCCCCGGCTCGGCCCGCGGCCACGACGGGTTGCTCACGGACGGCCACTTGGGGCGCGGCCCGCTCGGCGCGCCGGGGGCGTACGCCGACTCGCCGCTCGCGCCCCGGCACCTCGAAGGAGAGGTGCCCGTCGACACACCCCCCGGGGCGCCGGTCGCGGATGTGCGGGTCACCGCCGAGGACGGCTCGTTCGTACGGCTGCGCGAGCGCCTCGGCCGCGGCGCGCTGCTCGTCCTCCTGGTCGCTCCGGGCACCGGGGTGTGGGAGCGCAAGCACTGGGTGACCGCCGGAATCATGCCCCGGCTGGCCGCGGCGGTGACCGCGCTGCCGCACTCCGCCGAGCTCCTGGTCGCCGAGGAGTACCCGGGCGCGGCCCCGCACACGGTCCTGCTCGTACGGCCGGACGGTCACCTCGTCACCGCGCTGAGCGGGGTCCGCCCGGCCGACCTGTACTCGGCGGCCGAGACGGCGCTCGGCGGCCCTGCGGCGAAGACCGAGGCGAACGCGGGGGCCGGCTCGCGTTGA